In the Streptomyces sp. f51 genome, one interval contains:
- a CDS encoding glycosyltransferase produces the protein MNHAPARSPRVRPPVTVVDIDLARPGEFRLPGDRGPARPQGRARALVRLRGRPLGMVSAGDTSGPEGLWRALADTAHLELAGQLADHRAMDATGPSDPTVRHPTSRRAPVISVVVATRDRPEKLRHCLRSLLRSTYPAYEIIVVDNAPSHRTTEVLVRSEFPGRVHYVREPVAGLARAHNLGLGRARGSIVAFTDDDTLVDPGWLSALAGTFAHDPRIGCVTGLIVPAELETEAQTALELQGGFAKGYVPRTWSLSDPPPTDPLFPFTAGRFGSGANMAFRTAALRALGGFDTATGAGTPGRGGDDLLAFFEILTAGHTLAYQPGAIVWHCHRRTTDAVAAQAFGYGAGLGAYLAGALLRNPRRLPALLRRLPGGIRYAMTRSRARGADPEAGWSRRLALLEVRGMLYGPCGYLRGRLSGAGTGIR, from the coding sequence GTGAACCACGCCCCGGCCCGCTCCCCCCGGGTCCGGCCACCGGTGACGGTCGTCGACATCGACCTGGCCCGCCCGGGCGAGTTCCGGCTGCCGGGCGACCGGGGGCCCGCACGGCCACAGGGGCGGGCCCGGGCGCTCGTACGACTGCGCGGCCGCCCCCTGGGCATGGTGAGCGCCGGGGACACCTCGGGACCCGAGGGACTGTGGCGTGCGCTGGCCGACACCGCCCACCTGGAACTGGCCGGGCAGCTCGCCGACCACCGCGCCATGGACGCGACCGGCCCCTCGGACCCCACGGTCCGGCACCCCACGTCCCGGCGGGCGCCCGTCATCAGCGTGGTCGTGGCCACGCGTGACCGGCCGGAGAAGCTGCGGCACTGCCTGCGCTCGCTGCTGCGCTCGACGTACCCCGCGTACGAGATCATCGTCGTCGACAACGCCCCGTCGCACCGCACGACCGAAGTCCTGGTCCGCTCGGAGTTCCCCGGACGGGTCCACTACGTCCGCGAGCCCGTCGCCGGTCTGGCCCGCGCCCACAACCTGGGGCTCGGCCGGGCACGCGGATCGATCGTCGCCTTCACGGACGACGACACGCTCGTCGACCCCGGATGGCTCTCGGCCCTGGCCGGGACGTTCGCGCACGACCCGCGGATCGGCTGTGTCACCGGGCTGATCGTGCCCGCGGAACTGGAGACCGAGGCCCAGACCGCGCTGGAGCTCCAGGGCGGTTTCGCGAAAGGGTACGTGCCGCGCACCTGGTCACTGTCCGATCCGCCGCCCACGGACCCGCTGTTCCCCTTCACCGCCGGACGCTTCGGCTCCGGCGCCAACATGGCCTTCCGGACCGCGGCGCTCCGCGCCCTGGGCGGCTTCGACACCGCGACCGGTGCCGGGACCCCCGGCCGGGGCGGTGACGACCTGCTCGCCTTCTTCGAGATCCTCACCGCCGGGCACACCCTCGCCTACCAGCCGGGCGCCATCGTGTGGCACTGCCATCGCCGCACGACGGACGCCGTGGCCGCGCAGGCCTTCGGCTACGGCGCCGGCCTCGGCGCCTATCTCGCCGGGGCGCTGCTGAGGAACCCCCGTCGGCTGCCCGCCCTGCTGCGCAGGCTGCCCGGCGGCATCCGCTACGCCATGACCCGGTCACGGGCCCGCGGCGCCGATCCCGAGGCCGGCTGGTCACGGCGGCTGGCGCTCCTGGAGGTGCGGGGGATGCTCTACGGCCCCTGCGGCTACCTCCGCGGACGCCTGTCCGGCGCCGGCACCGGAATCCGCTGA